A single region of the Herpetosiphon gulosus genome encodes:
- a CDS encoding cytochrome P450 — protein MIHSTYAELFNPQFVQDPFPTYAALRAEAPIHRISLPDGRGLWMITRFEDVKAALKDPRFIKNWRKVLNPEEQKLMPVMPPVVQLLFKHLLALDPPDHTRIRGMVHKAFTPQLVEQLRPRIQQIADELLDAMLVGPNHTDLLTAYAFPLPLTVIAELLGIPLDQREKFRYWSGLVVTVDPSPDRFTRMAGEMEQFGNYLRELFAEKRANPTNDLTSALVQVEEAGAKLTEQELFSLVFFLLIAGHETTVNLIGNGMLALLQQPEQLNLLRENPDLIRNAVEELLRYDSPVETSTIRWACEDLEFAGVKIPRGEQILAVITSANRDPTHFAAPDQLDITRTEHNHIAFGHGIHYCLGAPLARLEGAIAINSLVQRLPKLRLAVPAHELIWRPGMLIRGMIEMPVEF, from the coding sequence ATGATCCATTCGACCTATGCTGAGCTCTTTAATCCGCAGTTCGTTCAAGATCCCTTCCCCACCTATGCTGCTCTGCGTGCCGAAGCCCCTATTCACCGCATTAGCCTGCCCGATGGCCGTGGTTTGTGGATGATTACCCGGTTTGAGGATGTTAAGGCGGCGCTGAAAGATCCGCGTTTTATCAAAAATTGGCGGAAAGTGCTCAATCCCGAAGAGCAAAAGTTGATGCCAGTGATGCCGCCAGTCGTGCAATTGCTGTTTAAACATTTGCTAGCGCTTGATCCGCCTGATCATACGCGGATTCGCGGGATGGTGCATAAGGCCTTTACCCCCCAATTGGTCGAGCAACTCCGCCCACGCATTCAACAAATTGCCGATGAGTTGCTCGATGCCATGCTGGTTGGCCCCAACCACACCGATTTGCTGACGGCCTATGCCTTCCCACTGCCTTTGACCGTCATTGCCGAATTGCTGGGAATTCCGCTGGATCAGCGTGAAAAATTTCGGTATTGGTCGGGCTTGGTGGTGACCGTCGATCCCTCGCCTGATCGCTTTACCCGCATGGCGGGTGAGATGGAACAGTTTGGTAATTATTTACGTGAGTTATTCGCTGAAAAACGTGCCAACCCTACCAACGATTTAACCAGTGCTTTGGTGCAGGTTGAAGAAGCTGGGGCTAAACTGACCGAGCAAGAATTATTTTCGTTGGTATTTTTCTTGTTGATTGCAGGCCATGAAACCACGGTTAATTTGATTGGCAATGGCATGTTGGCTTTATTACAACAGCCTGAGCAATTGAATTTGCTGCGCGAAAACCCTGACCTGATTCGTAACGCCGTCGAAGAATTGCTGCGTTACGATAGCCCAGTTGAAACCTCAACTATTCGCTGGGCCTGCGAAGATCTAGAATTTGCCGGGGTGAAGATTCCGCGTGGTGAGCAAATTCTAGCGGTGATCACCTCGGCCAATCGTGATCCAACGCATTTTGCTGCGCCTGATCAGCTTGATATTACCCGCACTGAGCACAACCACATCGCTTTTGGCCATGGCATTCACTATTGTTTGGGTGCGCCGTTGGCTCGGCTCGAAGGTGCCATTGCGATCAATTCATTGGTACAGCGATTGCCCAAATTACGTTTAGCCGTGCCAGCCCACGAATTGATTTGGCGGCCTGGTATGCTGATTCGCGGCATGATCGAAATGCCAGTCGAATTTTAA
- a CDS encoding substrate-binding domain-containing protein translates to MASRQAIGFIAPSLAGEFMTGVMEGILQSLRKHQYDLIAVQGAPQHLINNQLAKQHIKAWIVIIDPAGLNELATNMPAVVISAPNAGERFPLVMPDNNQSARAMVEHLIEHGHSKIAFVGNFNNSDMRDRYSIYCDVLKEHKITPNPAWVVDVGDYTEGRTEHAFYPLIANGLNFSAVVAANDQQAVGVMMALETKGYRVPHDLAVVGFDDANIAQYTNPPLTTVRQQPQLLGSIAADSAIELIAGKPVSNTPIYVPTIPIWRQSCGCKDVYTGINTSTVAPKQQHWADQLAQRMQQVLYYPVPIDPNLSLNESNQGIRSLIQALQAKVEAQKVEVDYLAAWYAIITVNSKSDTLSVLYQVFAAAANQQLAQTDLPADQINAFLATAHTSLLHTVLELQRNEITGLDRLLAANHELSMLLVSNQKQQTGKLAWMQRLPVSIACLALWDEQKPGFLRLASIYSKDGSSTIKAGSHCRGSEFPPAEFLEQARQLNSSGYVACVPIVTASHDWGILAFGHADVQKTIADINSLYIWASILGSSLEHEALESTLDAEREVLRGAVDREHALSKTILELGCPLIPLLPGVLLIPLIGSINTERAQQITETVLNGINEQQASRVLLDITGVSMVDTHVASSLMQIARAAMLLGAKVALVGVRPDIAQSIVSLGINLNTLITYPNLRTAIQQMAMV, encoded by the coding sequence ATGGCTAGCAGGCAGGCAATTGGTTTCATAGCACCATCACTCGCCGGCGAATTTATGACAGGCGTAATGGAAGGCATTTTGCAAAGCTTACGCAAGCATCAATACGATTTGATTGCGGTGCAAGGCGCTCCCCAACATCTGATCAACAACCAACTGGCCAAACAGCATATCAAAGCTTGGATCGTGATTATCGATCCGGCTGGCTTGAACGAATTAGCGACCAATATGCCAGCCGTCGTGATTAGTGCTCCCAATGCTGGCGAGCGCTTTCCGCTGGTCATGCCCGATAACAACCAAAGCGCCCGTGCAATGGTCGAACACCTAATCGAGCATGGTCATAGCAAAATCGCCTTCGTTGGTAATTTTAATAATAGCGATATGCGTGATCGCTATAGTATTTATTGCGATGTGCTCAAAGAACACAAGATCACGCCTAACCCAGCTTGGGTGGTCGATGTTGGCGATTATACTGAGGGCCGCACTGAACATGCCTTTTACCCGCTGATTGCCAATGGTTTAAATTTTAGTGCCGTGGTCGCCGCCAATGATCAACAGGCGGTTGGGGTAATGATGGCCTTGGAGACTAAGGGTTATCGCGTGCCCCACGATCTGGCAGTTGTGGGATTTGACGATGCCAATATTGCTCAATATACCAACCCACCATTAACTACCGTGCGCCAACAACCCCAACTGCTTGGCAGCATCGCCGCCGATAGCGCGATTGAATTGATCGCAGGTAAACCGGTTTCAAACACCCCAATTTATGTGCCAACCATCCCAATTTGGCGGCAATCGTGTGGTTGCAAAGATGTGTATACCGGGATCAATACCAGTACAGTTGCTCCTAAACAGCAGCATTGGGCCGATCAATTAGCTCAACGCATGCAACAAGTGCTCTATTATCCCGTGCCAATCGATCCCAATCTCAGCCTCAACGAGAGCAATCAAGGTATTCGCAGCCTAATTCAGGCACTTCAGGCCAAGGTTGAGGCCCAAAAAGTTGAGGTCGATTATCTCGCTGCATGGTATGCAATCATCACAGTTAACTCCAAATCGGATACCCTTTCGGTACTGTATCAGGTATTTGCTGCTGCTGCCAATCAACAATTAGCCCAAACCGATCTACCTGCCGATCAGATTAATGCCTTCCTGGCCACCGCCCATACGAGTTTGTTGCATACGGTGCTTGAGTTGCAACGTAACGAAATTACCGGGCTTGATCGGTTGCTCGCTGCTAATCATGAACTGAGCATGCTGCTCGTTTCAAATCAAAAACAACAAACTGGCAAATTGGCTTGGATGCAGCGCTTGCCTGTTTCGATCGCCTGCCTTGCACTATGGGATGAGCAGAAACCAGGTTTTTTACGACTGGCCAGCATTTACAGCAAAGATGGCTCATCAACAATCAAAGCAGGCAGTCATTGTCGCGGCAGCGAGTTTCCGCCAGCCGAATTTCTGGAGCAAGCTCGCCAATTGAATAGTAGTGGCTATGTTGCGTGTGTGCCGATCGTCACTGCCAGCCACGATTGGGGCATTTTAGCCTTTGGCCATGCTGATGTCCAAAAAACCATCGCCGATATCAATAGTTTGTATATTTGGGCCTCGATTTTGGGCAGTTCACTCGAACATGAGGCACTTGAGTCAACTCTTGATGCTGAGCGCGAGGTCTTGCGCGGAGCAGTCGATCGGGAACATGCCTTATCAAAAACAATTTTAGAGCTTGGTTGTCCATTAATTCCTCTATTACCAGGTGTATTGTTAATTCCTTTAATTGGCAGCATCAACACTGAACGTGCCCAGCAAATCACTGAAACGGTGTTGAACGGAATCAACGAACAACAGGCTAGTCGAGTGCTGCTCGATATTACTGGGGTTTCGATGGTTGATACTCACGTTGCTAGCTCGCTCATGCAAATTGCCCGTGCGGCGATGTTACTCGGAGCTAAAGTTGCCTTGGTTGGGGTGCGCCCCGATATTGCTCAAAGCATCGTCAGCTTGGGAATTAATCTCAATACCCTGATTACCTACCCCAATTTGCGCACCGCAATTCAGCAAATGGCAATGGTGTAG
- a CDS encoding peptidoglycan recognition family protein, which translates to MNQRWLRSRLLIVFVVLGLGLGYLPLPSFANSPTPPINNLQAAFAAAAAEFHVPSKLLLALSYNLSRWEHHAGQPSTSGGYGIMHLTQIDLSHWQASKGLDWAAPLKQPDELQTLAQAAKLLGQPSSALINDPVQNIRGGAALLAEYSRSINPQLPTKLTDWYGAVVLYSGSKERSTAFGFADRVYATLQQGATRSLDNGEVLSLTPTTITINRQSAASLQLYLGADFPLDCPTTLNCEVIPAAYALNNPNDRGDYGNYDLANRPVDGLDFRYILIHDTEITYTQTVNVFQNPATGASTHYVIRASDGHIAQMVENKNVPWHAGNWDVNGHSIGIEHEGVAIEGATWYSEAMYQASAQLTRYLADKYRIPLDRSHIIGHDELPGPLPQHQPGMHWDPGPFWDWAHYMDLVRGGPAPISNPDSQLVTINPNFDTNMPALTYCYSSNDCRDVPTQSANFLYLHTQPNANSPLITNQYIGSTPTHANNWANKVVTGQTYVVADQQGNWQAIYFGGQKAWFHNPDGSNTTAGQGLKVRPKVGQANIPVYGRAYPEAAAYPQGIPPQAITSIYSLPADNIVVATQLYTSTYYYSPVYTPTLDPSSHIVVSGQTKYYQINFNHRFGFVKATDVEVQSSVLSLTTPKIEQSNLHGTSITYTLTLRNLSQQPVPISLNLIGNTWPTTITSAVPSNLGPNASHTLSIRVDLPAGPNPAADHVWVKAQTSADPERSAVLLLHSSAETNINFLPLISKQ; encoded by the coding sequence ATGAACCAACGTTGGTTACGATCACGCTTGTTGATCGTTTTTGTCGTTTTAGGGCTAGGCCTTGGCTATCTGCCGCTGCCAAGTTTCGCCAACAGCCCAACTCCACCCATCAACAATTTGCAAGCAGCCTTCGCTGCGGCTGCCGCCGAATTTCATGTGCCAAGCAAATTATTGCTAGCACTGAGCTACAATCTTTCGCGCTGGGAGCACCATGCAGGCCAGCCTAGCACCAGTGGCGGCTATGGAATCATGCATTTAACCCAAATCGATTTGAGCCATTGGCAAGCTAGCAAAGGTCTTGATTGGGCCGCGCCGCTCAAACAACCAGATGAATTACAAACTTTAGCTCAAGCCGCCAAATTACTTGGTCAACCAAGCAGTGCATTAATCAATGATCCTGTGCAGAATATTCGTGGTGGTGCTGCCTTGTTAGCTGAATATAGCCGCAGCATCAACCCACAATTGCCCACTAAACTTACTGATTGGTATGGTGCGGTAGTGTTATATAGCGGCAGCAAGGAGCGTTCGACCGCTTTTGGCTTTGCCGATCGGGTCTACGCAACCTTGCAACAAGGTGCAACCCGCAGCCTCGATAACGGCGAAGTGTTAAGTCTTACCCCCACGACAATCACAATCAATCGCCAAAGTGCTGCTAGTTTGCAACTCTATTTGGGCGCTGATTTTCCCTTGGATTGTCCAACGACGCTCAATTGCGAAGTGATTCCAGCGGCCTATGCCTTGAATAACCCGAATGATCGTGGCGATTATGGTAACTACGATTTGGCCAATCGCCCAGTTGATGGCTTAGATTTTCGCTATATTTTGATTCACGACACCGAAATCACCTATACTCAAACCGTCAATGTGTTTCAAAATCCGGCCACGGGTGCATCAACCCATTATGTCATTCGGGCCAGCGATGGCCATATTGCCCAGATGGTCGAGAATAAAAACGTGCCTTGGCATGCTGGCAATTGGGATGTTAACGGCCACTCGATCGGCATCGAACACGAAGGTGTTGCCATCGAAGGTGCAACCTGGTATAGCGAAGCGATGTACCAAGCCTCGGCTCAACTTACCCGCTATCTCGCCGATAAATACCGTATTCCATTAGATCGTAGCCATATTATCGGCCACGATGAGTTGCCTGGCCCACTACCTCAACATCAACCAGGCATGCACTGGGACCCAGGCCCGTTTTGGGATTGGGCGCATTATATGGATTTGGTGCGTGGTGGCCCCGCCCCAATCAGCAATCCTGACTCGCAGTTGGTTACAATTAATCCCAATTTTGATACTAACATGCCCGCATTGACCTATTGTTATAGCAGCAACGATTGCCGCGATGTACCAACCCAAAGCGCCAATTTTCTCTATTTGCACACTCAGCCCAACGCCAACTCACCATTAATTACCAATCAATACATTGGCTCAACCCCAACTCATGCCAACAATTGGGCCAACAAAGTTGTGACTGGCCAAACCTATGTTGTCGCCGATCAACAAGGCAATTGGCAAGCGATTTATTTTGGTGGGCAGAAAGCTTGGTTCCACAACCCCGATGGCTCGAATACCACAGCAGGTCAAGGGTTAAAGGTGCGACCAAAAGTTGGTCAAGCCAATATTCCAGTCTATGGGCGGGCCTATCCCGAGGCAGCGGCATATCCTCAAGGCATTCCGCCCCAAGCAATCACCTCAATTTATAGCTTGCCTGCCGATAATATTGTGGTGGCAACCCAGCTCTACACCAGCACCTATTACTATTCGCCAGTCTATACCCCAACGCTTGATCCAAGCTCACACATCGTTGTCAGCGGCCAAACCAAATATTATCAAATAAATTTCAATCATCGGTTTGGTTTTGTCAAAGCGACCGATGTGGAAGTCCAATCGAGTGTACTTAGCTTGACCACACCTAAAATTGAGCAAAGTAATCTGCATGGAACCAGCATCACCTACACCTTGACCTTGCGCAATCTCAGCCAACAACCTGTGCCAATAAGCCTCAACCTGATTGGCAATACTTGGCCAACCACAATAACTAGTGCAGTGCCTAGCAATCTTGGACCAAACGCTAGTCATACGCTCAGCATTCGCGTCGATTTGCCAGCAGGCCCAAACCCAGCAGCTGATCACGTGTGGGTCAAAGCTCAAACCAGCGCCGACCCTGAACGCAGCGCTGTATTGCTACTACATTCAAGCGCCGAAACTAATATCAACTTTTTACCACTCATTAGCAAGCAATAA